From a single Pseudomonas serboccidentalis genomic region:
- a CDS encoding L-threonylcarbamoyladenylate synthase, translating into MVNSWRVQQAAREIRAGAVIAYPTEAVWGLGCDPWNEEAVDRLLAIKNRSVDKGLILVADNIRQFDFLFEDFPQEWIDRMSSTWPGPNTWLVPHQNLLPEWVTGVHDTVALRVSDHPQVRDLCSMVGPLISTSANPQGRPAARTRLRVEQYFRGQIDLILGGQLGGRKNPSVIRDLVTGKVIRPD; encoded by the coding sequence ATGGTCAACAGTTGGCGTGTGCAACAAGCCGCACGAGAGATTCGCGCCGGGGCGGTGATTGCCTATCCAACCGAAGCCGTCTGGGGGCTGGGTTGCGACCCGTGGAACGAAGAGGCGGTGGATCGGCTCTTGGCGATCAAGAACCGTTCGGTGGACAAGGGCCTGATCCTGGTCGCCGACAACATCCGTCAGTTCGATTTCCTGTTCGAAGACTTCCCGCAAGAGTGGATCGACCGCATGTCCAGCACCTGGCCGGGGCCGAATACCTGGCTGGTGCCGCATCAGAACCTGTTGCCGGAGTGGGTGACAGGCGTGCACGACACCGTGGCTCTACGGGTCAGCGATCACCCGCAGGTCCGCGATCTGTGCTCGATGGTCGGGCCGCTGATCTCGACCTCGGCCAACCCGCAGGGGCGTCCGGCGGCGCGCACGCGGTTGCGCGTCGAGCAGTATTTTCGTGGGCAGATCGACCTGATCCTCGGCGGGCAACTGGGCGGGCGCAAGAACCCCAGCGTGATCCGTGATCTGGTGACCGGCAAGGTCATTCGTCCCGACTGA